One Azoarcus sp. DN11 DNA segment encodes these proteins:
- the fabD gene encoding ACP S-malonyltransferase, which produces MAFALVFPGQGSQSVGMMAAYGDRAEVRDTFAEASDALGEDLWQMVNDGPADRLALTVNTQPLMLTAGVAAYRAWLAAGGPKPQLVAGHSLGEYSALVAAGAMAFADAVPLVRFRAQAMQEAVPAGEGGMAALLGLEVEAVREACAEAAQGEVVEAANLNAPGQIVIAGAKAAVERAIEAAKARGAKRAMLLPVSAPFHCALMKPAAERLAERLASVAIGKPGIAVLNNVDVAAYDDPAKIRDALVRQAFSPVRWIELVQEMARRGMGHILECGPGKVLAGMTKRIAGEVQGGSIHDAASLEQSIAALR; this is translated from the coding sequence ATGGCTTTTGCTCTGGTGTTTCCGGGACAGGGTTCCCAATCCGTGGGAATGATGGCAGCTTACGGTGACCGCGCCGAGGTCCGTGATACCTTTGCCGAGGCGTCGGATGCACTCGGTGAGGATCTCTGGCAGATGGTCAATGACGGCCCTGCCGATCGCCTGGCGCTCACCGTCAATACGCAACCCCTGATGCTGACCGCCGGTGTTGCCGCCTATCGCGCATGGCTTGCCGCCGGTGGCCCGAAGCCGCAACTCGTCGCCGGTCACAGTCTCGGCGAGTATTCGGCGCTCGTCGCCGCGGGGGCGATGGCCTTCGCCGATGCGGTGCCGCTCGTGCGTTTCCGCGCGCAGGCGATGCAGGAAGCCGTTCCGGCCGGCGAAGGCGGCATGGCTGCGTTGCTGGGGCTGGAAGTGGAGGCGGTTCGAGAGGCCTGCGCCGAGGCTGCGCAGGGGGAAGTCGTTGAGGCGGCCAACCTGAACGCGCCGGGCCAGATCGTGATCGCCGGCGCCAAGGCGGCGGTCGAGCGTGCAATCGAAGCCGCGAAGGCGCGGGGTGCGAAGCGCGCGATGCTGCTGCCGGTGAGTGCGCCGTTCCACTGCGCGCTGATGAAACCGGCCGCCGAGCGCCTCGCCGAGCGCCTCGCGTCGGTGGCGATCGGCAAGCCCGGGATTGCCGTGCTCAACAACGTCGATGTCGCGGCCTACGACGACCCGGCGAAAATCCGTGACGCACTGGTGCGGCAGGCCTTCTCGCCGGTGCGCTGGATCGAGCTCGTACAGGAAATGGCGCGGCGTGGCATGGGACACATCCTCGAATGCGGTCCGGGCAAGGTCCTCGCGGGCATGACCAAGCGGATCGCGGGTGAGGTCCAGGGCGGGTCGATCCACGACGCCGCCAGTCTCGAACAATCCATTGCGGCCCTGAGGTGA
- the fabG gene encoding 3-oxoacyl-ACP reductase FabG — MSFSLEGQVALVTGASRGIGRAVALELGRLGATVIGTATSESGAADIETGLQEAGVKGCGMALNVTDAAACEAAIGDIEKRFGAVGILVNNAGITRDNLAMRMKDDEWDAVIDTNLKAVFRMSRLVMRGMMKARGGRIINITSVVGSAGNPGQANYAAAKAGVAGMSRALARELGSRNITVNCVAPGFIDTDMTRALPEAARDALLGNIALGRLGRPEEIAGVVAFLASPAAAYVTGTTLHVNGGMYMS, encoded by the coding sequence ATGAGTTTTTCGCTCGAAGGGCAGGTGGCCCTCGTTACCGGCGCCTCGCGGGGAATCGGCCGGGCAGTGGCCCTGGAACTGGGGCGGCTCGGTGCGACCGTCATCGGTACCGCGACCTCGGAGTCCGGTGCCGCGGATATCGAAACGGGTCTGCAGGAGGCCGGTGTCAAGGGTTGCGGAATGGCCCTCAATGTCACCGACGCGGCTGCCTGCGAAGCGGCGATCGGCGACATCGAGAAGCGTTTCGGCGCCGTCGGGATCCTCGTGAACAACGCGGGCATCACGCGCGACAATCTCGCGATGCGCATGAAGGACGACGAGTGGGATGCCGTCATCGACACCAACCTGAAGGCGGTGTTCCGCATGTCGCGGCTCGTCATGCGCGGCATGATGAAGGCGCGCGGCGGTCGCATCATCAACATCACGTCGGTCGTCGGCAGCGCCGGCAACCCGGGGCAGGCGAACTACGCAGCCGCGAAGGCCGGTGTCGCCGGCATGAGCCGCGCGCTGGCGCGCGAACTGGGCAGCCGCAACATCACCGTGAATTGCGTGGCGCCAGGCTTCATCGACACCGACATGACCCGCGCGTTGCCCGAAGCCGCGCGTGACGCCCTGCTAGGCAACATCGCACTCGGACGTCTCGGTCGTCCGGAAGAAATCGCCGGGGTGGTGGCGTTTCTCGCCTCGCCCGCTGCCGCTTACGTGACGGGCACGACCCTGCACGTCAATGGCGGTATGTACATGTCGTGA